The Chroicocephalus ridibundus chromosome 3, bChrRid1.1, whole genome shotgun sequence genome has a segment encoding these proteins:
- the TFAP2B gene encoding transcription factor AP-2-beta isoform X1, giving the protein MHSPPREQPAIMLWKLVENVKYEDIYEDRHDGVPSHSSRLSQLGSVSQGPYSSAPPLSHTPSSDFQPPYFPPPYQPLPYHQSQDPYSHVNDPYSLNPLHQPQQHPWGQRQRQEVGSETGSLLPQPRAALPQLSGLDPRRDYHSVRRPDVLLHSAHHGLDSGMGDSLSLHGIGHPGMEEVQSVEDANNSGMNLLDQSVIKKVPVPPKSVTSLMMNKDGFLGGISVNTGEVFCSVPGRLSLLSSTSKYKVTVGEVQRRLSPPECLNASLLGGVLRRAKSKNGGRSLRERLEKIGLNLPAGRRKAANVTLLTSLVEGEAVHLARDFGYICETEFPAKAVSEYLNRQHTDPSDLHSRKNMLLATKQLCKEFTDLLAQDRTPIGNSRPTPILEPGIQSCLTHFSLITHGFGAPAICAALTALQNYLTEALKGMDKMFLNNNTANRHTSGEGPALPAWLMSFFKED; this is encoded by the exons ATGCACTCACCTCCTAGAGAACAGCCTGCCATCATGCTCTGGAAACTGGTTGAAAATGTCAAGTATGAAGATATCTATGAG GACCGGCATGATGGAGTGCCCAGCCACAGTTCCAGGCTGTCCCAGCTGGGATCCGTCTCCCAGGGACCCTACTCCAGCGCTCCTCCACTCTCTCACACCCCATCCTCGGATTTCCAGCCGCCTTATTTCCCACCCCCCTACCAGCCTCTTCCTTACCACCAAAGCCAGGACCCTTACTCCCATGTCAATGACCCCTACTCCCTAAACCCCTTGCATCaaccccagcagcacccctgggGACAGAGGCAGAGGCAAGAGGTGGGATCAGAAACCGGGTCACTGCTGCCACAGCCTCGGGccgccctgccccagctctcGGGACTGGACCCCAGGCGGGACTACCACTCAGTAAGGAGGCCAGATGTCCTTCTGCACTCAGCTCACCATGGCCTTGACTCCGGCATGGGGGACAGCCTTTCTCTGCATGGCATCGGACACCCAGGGATGGAGGAGGTCCAG TCAGTTGAAGATGCCAATAACAGCGGTATGAACTTATTGGACCAGTCTGTCATTAAAAAAG ttcCGGTTCCTCCAAAATCTGTTACTTCTTTGATGATGAATAAAGATGGCTTCCTGGGTGGAATTTCAGTCAATACCGGAGAGGTGTTTTGCTCTGTACCTGGCCGCTTGTCTTTGCTTAGTTCAACTTCAAAGTATAAAGTAACTGTGGGAGAAGTTCAAAGGCGCCTTTCTCCTCCAGAGTGTCTGAATGCATCCCTCCTAGGAGGAGTACTTAGAAG AGCCAAATCGAAAAACGGGGGGAGATCTTTGCGAGAAAGGCTAGAAAAAATCGGTTTGAATTTACCAGCCGGCAGGCGTAAGGCCGCAAATGTCACTTTACTCACGTCCCTGGTGGAAG GTGAGGCCGTTCATTTAGCTCGGGATTTTGGGTACATCTGCGAAACGGAATTCCCAGCCAAAGCTGTTTCTGAGTACCTGAACAGACAGCACACGGACCCCAGCGACCTCCACTCCAGGAAAAACATGCTGCTTGCTACAAA GCAACTTTGTAAAGAATTTACAGATCTCTTGGCCCAGGACAGGACGCCCATTGGAAACAGCCGGCCCACCCCTATTTTGGAACCGGGCATTCAGAGCTGCTTGACTCACTTCAGCCTCATCACCCACGGCTTTGGGGCCCCCGCTATCTGTGCTGCCCTCACGGCCCTTCAAAACTACCTGACTGAAGCTCTCAAAGGCATGGACAAGATGTTCTTGAACAACAACACTGCTAACAGGCACACATCTGGCGAAGGACCAG CTTTGCCCGCTTGGCTTATGAGCTTCTTCAAAGAGGACTAG
- the TFAP2B gene encoding transcription factor AP-2-beta isoform X4, translating into MHSPPREQPAIMLWKLVENVKYEDIYEMLVHTYSAMDRHDGVPSHSSRLSQLGSVSQGPYSSAPPLSHTPSSDFQPPYFPPPYQPLPYHQSQDPYSHVNDPYSLNPLHQPQQHPWGQRQRQEVGSETGSLLPQPRAALPQLSGLDPRRDYHSVRRPDVLLHSAHHGLDSGMGDSLSLHGIGHPGMEEVQSVEDANNSGMNLLDQSVIKKVPVPPKSVTSLMMNKDGFLGGISVNTGEVFCSVPGRLSLLSSTSKYKVTVGEVQRRLSPPECLNASLLGGVLRRAKSKNGGRSLRERLEKIGLNLPAGRRKAANVTLLTSLVEGEAVHLARDFGYICETEFPAKAVSEYLNRQHTDPSDLHSRKNMLLATKQLCKEFTDLLAQDRTPIGNSRPTPILEPGIQSCLTHFSLITHGFGAPAICAALTALQNYLTEALKGMDKMFLNNNTANRHTSGEGPGSKTGDKEEKHRK; encoded by the exons ATGCACTCACCTCCTAGAGAACAGCCTGCCATCATGCTCTGGAAACTGGTTGAAAATGTCAAGTATGAAGATATCTATGAG atgttAGTCCACACCTATTCCGCCATG GACCGGCATGATGGAGTGCCCAGCCACAGTTCCAGGCTGTCCCAGCTGGGATCCGTCTCCCAGGGACCCTACTCCAGCGCTCCTCCACTCTCTCACACCCCATCCTCGGATTTCCAGCCGCCTTATTTCCCACCCCCCTACCAGCCTCTTCCTTACCACCAAAGCCAGGACCCTTACTCCCATGTCAATGACCCCTACTCCCTAAACCCCTTGCATCaaccccagcagcacccctgggGACAGAGGCAGAGGCAAGAGGTGGGATCAGAAACCGGGTCACTGCTGCCACAGCCTCGGGccgccctgccccagctctcGGGACTGGACCCCAGGCGGGACTACCACTCAGTAAGGAGGCCAGATGTCCTTCTGCACTCAGCTCACCATGGCCTTGACTCCGGCATGGGGGACAGCCTTTCTCTGCATGGCATCGGACACCCAGGGATGGAGGAGGTCCAG TCAGTTGAAGATGCCAATAACAGCGGTATGAACTTATTGGACCAGTCTGTCATTAAAAAAG ttcCGGTTCCTCCAAAATCTGTTACTTCTTTGATGATGAATAAAGATGGCTTCCTGGGTGGAATTTCAGTCAATACCGGAGAGGTGTTTTGCTCTGTACCTGGCCGCTTGTCTTTGCTTAGTTCAACTTCAAAGTATAAAGTAACTGTGGGAGAAGTTCAAAGGCGCCTTTCTCCTCCAGAGTGTCTGAATGCATCCCTCCTAGGAGGAGTACTTAGAAG AGCCAAATCGAAAAACGGGGGGAGATCTTTGCGAGAAAGGCTAGAAAAAATCGGTTTGAATTTACCAGCCGGCAGGCGTAAGGCCGCAAATGTCACTTTACTCACGTCCCTGGTGGAAG GTGAGGCCGTTCATTTAGCTCGGGATTTTGGGTACATCTGCGAAACGGAATTCCCAGCCAAAGCTGTTTCTGAGTACCTGAACAGACAGCACACGGACCCCAGCGACCTCCACTCCAGGAAAAACATGCTGCTTGCTACAAA GCAACTTTGTAAAGAATTTACAGATCTCTTGGCCCAGGACAGGACGCCCATTGGAAACAGCCGGCCCACCCCTATTTTGGAACCGGGCATTCAGAGCTGCTTGACTCACTTCAGCCTCATCACCCACGGCTTTGGGGCCCCCGCTATCTGTGCTGCCCTCACGGCCCTTCAAAACTACCTGACTGAAGCTCTCAAAGGCATGGACAAGATGTTCTTGAACAACAACACTGCTAACAGGCACACATCTGGCGAAGGACCAGGTAGTAAAACTGGagacaaggaagagaaacacagaaaatga
- the TFAP2B gene encoding transcription factor AP-2-beta isoform X3, with amino-acid sequence MLVHTYSAMDRHDGVPSHSSRLSQLGSVSQGPYSSAPPLSHTPSSDFQPPYFPPPYQPLPYHQSQDPYSHVNDPYSLNPLHQPQQHPWGQRQRQEVGSETGSLLPQPRAALPQLSGLDPRRDYHSVRRPDVLLHSAHHGLDSGMGDSLSLHGIGHPGMEEVQSVEDANNSGMNLLDQSVIKKVPVPPKSVTSLMMNKDGFLGGISVNTGEVFCSVPGRLSLLSSTSKYKVTVGEVQRRLSPPECLNASLLGGVLRRAKSKNGGRSLRERLEKIGLNLPAGRRKAANVTLLTSLVEGEAVHLARDFGYICETEFPAKAVSEYLNRQHTDPSDLHSRKNMLLATKQLCKEFTDLLAQDRTPIGNSRPTPILEPGIQSCLTHFSLITHGFGAPAICAALTALQNYLTEALKGMDKMFLNNNTANRHTSGEGPGSKTGDKEEKHRK; translated from the exons atgttAGTCCACACCTATTCCGCCATG GACCGGCATGATGGAGTGCCCAGCCACAGTTCCAGGCTGTCCCAGCTGGGATCCGTCTCCCAGGGACCCTACTCCAGCGCTCCTCCACTCTCTCACACCCCATCCTCGGATTTCCAGCCGCCTTATTTCCCACCCCCCTACCAGCCTCTTCCTTACCACCAAAGCCAGGACCCTTACTCCCATGTCAATGACCCCTACTCCCTAAACCCCTTGCATCaaccccagcagcacccctgggGACAGAGGCAGAGGCAAGAGGTGGGATCAGAAACCGGGTCACTGCTGCCACAGCCTCGGGccgccctgccccagctctcGGGACTGGACCCCAGGCGGGACTACCACTCAGTAAGGAGGCCAGATGTCCTTCTGCACTCAGCTCACCATGGCCTTGACTCCGGCATGGGGGACAGCCTTTCTCTGCATGGCATCGGACACCCAGGGATGGAGGAGGTCCAG TCAGTTGAAGATGCCAATAACAGCGGTATGAACTTATTGGACCAGTCTGTCATTAAAAAAG ttcCGGTTCCTCCAAAATCTGTTACTTCTTTGATGATGAATAAAGATGGCTTCCTGGGTGGAATTTCAGTCAATACCGGAGAGGTGTTTTGCTCTGTACCTGGCCGCTTGTCTTTGCTTAGTTCAACTTCAAAGTATAAAGTAACTGTGGGAGAAGTTCAAAGGCGCCTTTCTCCTCCAGAGTGTCTGAATGCATCCCTCCTAGGAGGAGTACTTAGAAG AGCCAAATCGAAAAACGGGGGGAGATCTTTGCGAGAAAGGCTAGAAAAAATCGGTTTGAATTTACCAGCCGGCAGGCGTAAGGCCGCAAATGTCACTTTACTCACGTCCCTGGTGGAAG GTGAGGCCGTTCATTTAGCTCGGGATTTTGGGTACATCTGCGAAACGGAATTCCCAGCCAAAGCTGTTTCTGAGTACCTGAACAGACAGCACACGGACCCCAGCGACCTCCACTCCAGGAAAAACATGCTGCTTGCTACAAA GCAACTTTGTAAAGAATTTACAGATCTCTTGGCCCAGGACAGGACGCCCATTGGAAACAGCCGGCCCACCCCTATTTTGGAACCGGGCATTCAGAGCTGCTTGACTCACTTCAGCCTCATCACCCACGGCTTTGGGGCCCCCGCTATCTGTGCTGCCCTCACGGCCCTTCAAAACTACCTGACTGAAGCTCTCAAAGGCATGGACAAGATGTTCTTGAACAACAACACTGCTAACAGGCACACATCTGGCGAAGGACCAGGTAGTAAAACTGGagacaaggaagagaaacacagaaaatga
- the TFAP2B gene encoding transcription factor AP-2-beta isoform X2: MLVHTYSAMDRHDGVPSHSSRLSQLGSVSQGPYSSAPPLSHTPSSDFQPPYFPPPYQPLPYHQSQDPYSHVNDPYSLNPLHQPQQHPWGQRQRQEVGSETGSLLPQPRAALPQLSGLDPRRDYHSVRRPDVLLHSAHHGLDSGMGDSLSLHGIGHPGMEEVQSVEDANNSGMNLLDQSVIKKVPVPPKSVTSLMMNKDGFLGGISVNTGEVFCSVPGRLSLLSSTSKYKVTVGEVQRRLSPPECLNASLLGGVLRRAKSKNGGRSLRERLEKIGLNLPAGRRKAANVTLLTSLVEGEAVHLARDFGYICETEFPAKAVSEYLNRQHTDPSDLHSRKNMLLATKQLCKEFTDLLAQDRTPIGNSRPTPILEPGIQSCLTHFSLITHGFGAPAICAALTALQNYLTEALKGMDKMFLNNNTANRHTSGEGPALPAWLMSFFKED; encoded by the exons atgttAGTCCACACCTATTCCGCCATG GACCGGCATGATGGAGTGCCCAGCCACAGTTCCAGGCTGTCCCAGCTGGGATCCGTCTCCCAGGGACCCTACTCCAGCGCTCCTCCACTCTCTCACACCCCATCCTCGGATTTCCAGCCGCCTTATTTCCCACCCCCCTACCAGCCTCTTCCTTACCACCAAAGCCAGGACCCTTACTCCCATGTCAATGACCCCTACTCCCTAAACCCCTTGCATCaaccccagcagcacccctgggGACAGAGGCAGAGGCAAGAGGTGGGATCAGAAACCGGGTCACTGCTGCCACAGCCTCGGGccgccctgccccagctctcGGGACTGGACCCCAGGCGGGACTACCACTCAGTAAGGAGGCCAGATGTCCTTCTGCACTCAGCTCACCATGGCCTTGACTCCGGCATGGGGGACAGCCTTTCTCTGCATGGCATCGGACACCCAGGGATGGAGGAGGTCCAG TCAGTTGAAGATGCCAATAACAGCGGTATGAACTTATTGGACCAGTCTGTCATTAAAAAAG ttcCGGTTCCTCCAAAATCTGTTACTTCTTTGATGATGAATAAAGATGGCTTCCTGGGTGGAATTTCAGTCAATACCGGAGAGGTGTTTTGCTCTGTACCTGGCCGCTTGTCTTTGCTTAGTTCAACTTCAAAGTATAAAGTAACTGTGGGAGAAGTTCAAAGGCGCCTTTCTCCTCCAGAGTGTCTGAATGCATCCCTCCTAGGAGGAGTACTTAGAAG AGCCAAATCGAAAAACGGGGGGAGATCTTTGCGAGAAAGGCTAGAAAAAATCGGTTTGAATTTACCAGCCGGCAGGCGTAAGGCCGCAAATGTCACTTTACTCACGTCCCTGGTGGAAG GTGAGGCCGTTCATTTAGCTCGGGATTTTGGGTACATCTGCGAAACGGAATTCCCAGCCAAAGCTGTTTCTGAGTACCTGAACAGACAGCACACGGACCCCAGCGACCTCCACTCCAGGAAAAACATGCTGCTTGCTACAAA GCAACTTTGTAAAGAATTTACAGATCTCTTGGCCCAGGACAGGACGCCCATTGGAAACAGCCGGCCCACCCCTATTTTGGAACCGGGCATTCAGAGCTGCTTGACTCACTTCAGCCTCATCACCCACGGCTTTGGGGCCCCCGCTATCTGTGCTGCCCTCACGGCCCTTCAAAACTACCTGACTGAAGCTCTCAAAGGCATGGACAAGATGTTCTTGAACAACAACACTGCTAACAGGCACACATCTGGCGAAGGACCAG CTTTGCCCGCTTGGCTTATGAGCTTCTTCAAAGAGGACTAG